The following are encoded together in the Euwallacea fornicatus isolate EFF26 chromosome 11, ASM4011564v1, whole genome shotgun sequence genome:
- the Su(H) gene encoding suppressor of hairless protein, producing the protein MPHQYGLPGIAHAQAPPTPPPQHGAMYPRFSGAVVPGGYRGEDRRLTREAMEKYLRERSDMVIVILHAKVAQKSYGNEKRFFCPPPCIYLFGDGWRLRQEQMLREGESEQASQLCAFIGIGNSDQDMQQLDLNNGKQYCAAKTLYISDSDKRKHFMLSVKMFYGSGHDIGVFHSKRIKVISKPSKKKQSLKNADLCIASGTKVALFNRLRSQTVSTRYLHVENGHFHASSTQWGAFTIHLLDDNESESEEFQVRDGYIHYGATVKLVCSVTGMALPRLIIRKVDKQQALLEADDPVSQLHKCAFYMKDTERMYLCLSQERIIQFQATPCPKEPNKEMINDGACWTIISTDKAEYQFYEGMGPVRSPVTPVPIVHSLHLNGGGDVAMLELTGDNFSPSLQVWFGDVEAETMYRCQESMLCVVPDISQFRGEWLWVRQPTQVPVSLVRNDGIIYATGLTFTYTPEPGPRPHCPPADEVMRQNQRAGTVAVQAQNQATISETAWNLH; encoded by the exons ATGCCGCATCAGTATGGCTTGCCAGGCATTGCCCATGCACAGGCCCCTCCAACACCACCACCCCAACATGGGGCCATGTATCCCCGATTCTCAGGAGCAGTCGTACCTGGGGGGTATCGAGGAGAAGACCGAAGATTAACCAGGGAAGCAATGGAGAAGTATCTACGAGAAAGGTCTGACATGGTCATAGTCATTCTTCATGCAAAAGTTGCTCAAAAATCGTATGGTAATGAGAAGAGATTTTTCTGTCCGCCTCCTTGTATTTACCTCTTTGGGGATGGCTGGAGGTTGAGGCAGGAGCAAATGCTGCGTGAGGGAGAATCTGAGCAAGCATCCCAACTTTGTGCTTTTATTGGTATTGGCAATTCGGATCAGGACATGCAGCAGTTAGATCTTAACAATGGCAAGCAGTACTGTGCAGCCAAAACCCTTTACATATCCGACTCAGATAAAAGGAAACATTTTATGTTGTCagtgaaaatgttttacgGTTCGGGGCACGATATTGGGGTGTTTCACAGCAAACGGATTAAAGTGATATCAAAGCCTTCTAAGAAGAAGCAAAGTCTCAAAAACGCCGATTTATGTATAGCTAGTGGTACTAAAGTGGCTTTATTTAATAGGTTAAGATCTCAGACTGTCTCGACTAGGTATTTACATGTGGAAAATGGGCACTTTCATGCCAGCTCCACACAATGGGGGGCATTTACCATACATTTATTGGATGATAATGAATCAGAGAGTGAAGAGTTTCAAGTCAGAGACGGCTATATACATTATGGGGCTACTGTAAAGTTGGTGTGTTCTGTTACGGGTATGGCATTGCCACGATTAATTATAAGGAAG GTTGACAAGCAACAGGCGCTCCTTGAAGCTGATGATCCGGTGTCCCAACTCCACAAATGTGCCTTTTACATGAAGGATACAGAACGCATGTATCTCTGCCTCTCTCAGGAGAGAATAATCCAGTTCCAAGCCACTCCTTGTCCTAAAGAGCCCAACAAGGAGATGATCAATGACGGCGCTTGTTGGACCATTATATCGACAGATAAGGCAGAATATCAGTTCTATGAAGGCATGGGACCTGTTAG ATCTCCGGTAACTCCTGTGCCCATAGTGCACAGCCTGCATTTGAACGGAGGCGGTGATGTTGCAATGTTGGAACTCACAGGAGACAACTTCTCTCCATCGTTACAAGTATGGTTTGGAGATGTAGAGGCCGAAACGATGTATCGGTGCCAAGAGAGCATGCTGTGCGTTGTTCCGGACATCTCCCAATTCAGAGGAGAGTGGTTGTGG GTCAGACAACCTACGCAAGTACCAGTCTCGCTAGTCCGAAACGATGGTATTATATACGCCACCGGTTTGACGTTCACTTATACTCCGGAACCGGGACCGAGGCCTCATTGTCCTCCTGCAGACGAGGTCATGAGGCAGAACCAAAGGGCCGGCACCGTTGCCGTGCAGGCGCAGAACCAGGCGACCATCAGCGAGACTGCGTGGAATTTGCATTGA
- the ck gene encoding myosin-VIIa has protein sequence MVIVTRGDYIWIEPVSNGEFDVAIGARVLQAEGRRVYVRDDDGHEYWLAPDRRIKAMHATSAHGVEDMIGLGDLHEAGILRNLLIRYSENLIYTYTGSILVAVNPYQILPIYTAEQIKLYKERKIGELPPHIFAIGDNTYGNMRRYGQDQCIVISGESGAGKTESTKLILQYLAAISGKHSWIEQQILEANPILEAFGNAKTVRNDNSSRFGKYIDIHFNSSGVIEGAKIEQYLLEKSRIVSQNEEERNYHIFYCLLAGLGREEKRKLELGDASQFRYLTGGGSITCEGRDDAAEFADIRSAMKVLLFSDQEIWEIMKLLAALLHIGNIKYKATVVDNLDATEIPDPTNVQRVANLLGVPVQPLINALTRKTLFAHGETVVSTLSREQSVDVRDAFVKGIYGRLFVFIVKKINSAIYKPKERQRSSIGVLDIFGFENFNHNSFEQFCINYANENLQQFFVRHIFKLEQEEYNLEGINWQHIEFVDNQDALDLIAIKQLNIMALIDEESKFPKGTDQTMLAKLHKQHGAHRNYLKPKSDINTSFGLNHFAGVVFYDTRSFLEKNRDTFSGDLLQLVAISGNKFLQHLFHDDIGMGSETRKRAPTLSTQFKRSLDSLMKTLSNCQPFFIRCIKPNELKKPMAFDRTLCCRQLRYSGMMETIRIRRAGYPIRHSFSEFVDRYRFLISGVPPAHKTDCRVATSRICQIVLGRSDYQLGNTKVFLKDAHDLFLEQERDRVLTKKILVLQKNIRGWVYRRRFLRLKAATVVIQKYWKGYIQRQRYKRMKVGYMRLQALIRARVLSHRFRHLRGHIVGLQAHSRGFLVRREYGHKMWAIIKIQSHVRRMIAQRRYRKLKFEHKKHVEALKLKQKEERQLKDAGNKRAKEIAEQNYRERLYELERKEMELELEERKRVEIKKNIINDAARKADEPVDDSKLVEAMFDFLPDSSSETPGPGRETSVFNDLPAQTSDTEIISPLQTVSEDEEDLSEFKFQKFAATYFQGNVGHQYSRKPLKHPLLPLHTQGDQLAAQALWVTILRFTGDLPEPRYHSMERDTTSVMSKVTATLGRNFIKSKEFQEAQLMGLDPDSFMKQKPRSIRNKLVSLTLKRKNKLGEDVRRKLQEEEYTADSYQSWLESRPTSNLEKLHFIIGHGILRAELRDEIYCQICKQLTNNPSKSSHARGWILLSLCVGCFAPSEKFVNYLRAFIREGPPGYAPYCEDRLKRTFNNGTRNQPPSWLELQATKSKKPIMLPITFMDGNTKTLLADSATTARELCNQLSDKIGLKDQFGFSLYIALFDKVSSLGSGGDHVMDAISQCEQYAKEQGAQERNAPWRLFFRKEIFAPWHEPTEDQVATNLIYQQVVRGVKFGEYRCDKEEDLAMIAAQQYYIEYGTDMNVERLLTLLPNYIPDYCLTGVDKAVDRWAALVVQAYKKSYYIKEKVNVLRVKEDVVSYAKFKWPLLFSRFYEAYRNSGPNLPKNDVIIAVNWTGVYVVDDQEQVLLELSFPEITMVSSQKTNKVFTQTFSLNTVRGEEFTFQSPNAEDIRDLVVYFLEGLKKRSKYVIALQDYKAPGEGSSFLTFQKGDLIILEEDSTGETVLNSGWCVGRCERTQEKGDFPAETVYVLPCMSKPPAEILQLFSVEGVSDYQRRLSHHSLNGVEAKDRPHTLAEYAIDHFRPPLKRTVSKALTLSGGRRGGGVDDLWRHSRDPIKQPLLKKLSMKEELAEEACFAFSAILKYMGDLPSKRPRMGNEYTDHIFDGPLKHEILRDEIYCQVMKQLTDNRNRMSEERGWELMWLATGLFTCSQSLLKELTAFLRSRRHPISQDSLQRLQKTLRNGQRKYPPHQVEVEAIQHKTTQIFHKVYFPDDTDEAFEVDSSTRAKDFCQNISQRLGLRSSEGFSLFVKIADKVISVPEGDFFFDFVRHLTDWIRKARPSRDGITPQFSYQVFFMKKLWTNTVPGKDRNADLIFHFHQELPKLIRGYHKCSKEEAIKLAAIVYRVRFGESKQELQAIPQMLRELIPSDLVKVQSANDWKRAIVAAYNQDAGMSPDDAKIAFLKIVYRWPTFGSAFFEVKQTTDPNYPEMLLIAINKHGVSLIHPQTKDILVTHPFTRISNWSSGNTYFHMTIGNLVRGSKLLCETSLGYKMDDLLTSYISLMLTNMNKQRSIRIK, from the exons ATGGTTATCGTGACACGG GGTGACTACATCTGGATCGAACCCGTGAGCAATGGCGAATTCGATGTTGCCATTGGTGCCAGGGTGCTTCAGGCAGAGGGCAGACGCGTATATGTCCGGGACGACGATGGACACGAGTACTGGTTGGCTCCGGACAGACGCATCAAGGCCATGCACGCCACTTCTGCTCATGGGGTGGAAGACATGATCGGTCTGGGCGATCTACACGAGGCCGGAATACTCAGAAATTTGCTCATTAGATACAGCGAGAATCTCATTTAT ACCTACACGGGTTCGATACTTGTGGCAGTAAATCCATACCAAATACTCCCGATTTACACTGCCGAACAAATTAAGTTGTAtaaggaaagaaaaattggCGAACTGCCCCCGCACATTTTCGCAATAGGGGACAACACTTATGGTAACATGAGAAG ATATGGCCAGGATCAATGCATCGTAATTTCGGGGGAGTCCGGGGCCGGCAAGACCGAAAGCACCAAGCTGATATTGCAATACCTAGCGGCCATAAGCGGGAAGCATTCCTGGATCGAGCAGCAAATCCTGGAGGCCAACCCCATATTAGAAGCCTTCG GGAACGCAAAAACTGTGCGCAACGACAACAGCTCTAGATTCGGCAAGTACATCGACATCCACTTTAACTCCAGTGGCGTCATAGAGGGGGCGAAAATAGAGCAATACCTGCTAGAAAAAAGCAGGATTGTCTCCCAAAATGAGGAGGAGAGAAATTATCATATTTTCTACTGTTTATTGGCCGGCCTGGGTAGAGAGGAGAAGCGAAAACTTGAGCTGGGCGATGCGAGTCAATTTCGATATCTTACAGGC GGAGGTAGCATCACCTGTGAAGGAAGAGACGACGCAGCTGAATTTGCAGATATTAGAAGCGCAATGAAAGTGCTCTTGTTTTCCGATCAGGAAATTTGGGAAATTATGAAACTCTTAGCTGCTCTGCTGCATATTGGGAACATTAAATATAAAGCTACTGTGGTTGATAACTTGGACGCCACTGAAATCCCTGATCCTACTAATGTCCAGAgagttgcaaatttattgG GGGTTCCGGTGCAGCCCCTCATCAACGCTCTAACGCGGAAGACTCTCTTCGCTCATGGAGAGACTGTAGTTTCTACTCTATCACGAGAACAAAGTGTAGACGTCCGAGACGCCTTCGTCAAAGGAATTTATGGTCGTTTATTCGTGTTCatagtcaaaaaaattaattccgcAATCTACAAACCAAAAGAGCGCCAGCGCAGCTCCATCGGGGTTTTGGACATCTTCGGCTTCGAAAACTTCAACCATAACAGTTTCGAGCAGTTCTGCATCAATTATGCCAATGAAAATCTACAGCAGTTTTTCGTCAGGCACATTTTCAAACTGGAGCAGGAGGAGTACAATCTAGAGGGCATAAATTGGCAGCACATCGAGTTTGTTGACAACCAGGACGCCTTGGATTTGATTGCGATCAAGCAACTAAATATTATGGCTTTAATTGATGAGGAGAGCAAATTTCCGAAAGGAACAGACCAAACCATGTTGGCCAAGTTGCACAAGCAACACGGAGCGCATCGGAACTACTTGAAGCCCAAATCAGATATTAACACCAGCTTCGGGCTCAATCATTTTGCTGGAGTTGTGTTTTACGACACCAGAAGTTTCTTAGAAAAGAACCGGGATACCTTTAGTGGCGATTTGCTGCAACTTGTAGCCATCAGCGGCAATAAGTTCCTGCAGCATTTGTTCCACGATGACATCGGTATGGGATCGGAAACGAGGAAAAGAGCTCCCACGTTGTCCACTCAATTCAAACGATCCCTGGATTCTCTGATGAAGACTCTGTCCAATTGCCAGCCGTTCTTTATCAGGTGCATCAAGCCGAATGAGTTGAAGAAGCCGATGGCGTTCGACCGCACTTTGTGCTGCAGGCAACTGAGGTACTCCGGAATGATGGAAACCATCAGGATCAGGAGGGCGGGGTATCCAATACGGCACTCTTTCAGCGAGTTTGTTGATCGGTATCGATTCTTGATTTCGGGGGTTCCTCCGGCGCATAAGACGGACTGCAGAGTTGCTACTTCACGAATTTGTCAAATAGTATTAG GAAGATCTGATTACCAACTAGGCAATACTAAGGTATTTCTCAAAGACGCTCACGACTTGTTCCTGGAACAAGAGCGCGACCGCGTCCTTACAAAGAAAATCCTGGTCCTACAAAAGAATATCAGAGGCTGGGTATACCggaggagatttttaagacTGAAAGCGGCCACCGTGGTCATTCAAAAGTACTGGAAGGGCTACATTCAAAGACAGCGCTACAAGCGAATGAAAGTGGGTTACATGCGACTGCAGGCCCTTATCAGGGCACGGGTCTTATCGCACCGATTCCGACATTTAAGGGGCCATATTGTGGGGCTTCAG GCCCACTCCAGGGGGTTTTTAGTTCGACGGGAATACGGGCATAAGATGTGGGCAATCATTAAAATCCAGTCGCATGTCAGGAGGATGATAGCTCAAAGGAGGTACAGGAAGTTAAAGTTTGAACATAAGAAGCATGTGGAGGCTTTGAAATTGAAGCAAAAAGAGGAGCGGCAGCTTAAGGATGCGGGCAATAAGAGGGCCAAAGAAATCGCCGAGCAAAACTACAG ggAGAGATTGTACGAGCTAGAGCGTAAAGAGATGGAGTTAGAGCTGGAGGAAAGAAAGAGAGTAGAGATTAAAAAGAATATAATAAATGATGCTGCTAGGAAGGCTGATGAGCCAGTTGATGACTCTAAACTTGTGGAAGCCATGTTCGATTTCCTGCCAGATAGTTCTAGCGAGACTCCAGGTCCAG GTCGGGAGACGTCAGTATTCAACGATCTACCAGCGCAGACTAGTGACACAGAGATAATCAGCCCCTTGCAGACTGTGTCGGAGGATGAGGAGGACTTGAGCGAgtttaagtttcaaaaatttgcagcCACGTATTTCCAGGGAAATGTCGGGCATCAATACTCGAGGAAACCGCTGAAGCATCCGCTTTTGCCTCTGCACACTCAAGGAGATCAACTA GCGGCTCAAGCCTTGTGGGTCACTATATTGAGGTTTACCGGTGATCTACCTGAACCAAGATATCACTCAATGGAACGCGATACTACTTCAGTGATGTCTAAGGTCACTGCTACTTTGGGGAGGAACTTCATCAAAAGCAAAGAGTTTCAAGAGGCTCAATTGATGGGATTAGATCCGGACTCGTTTATGAAGCAGAAACCCAG gtCTATAAGGAACAAACTAGTGTCTTTGACTCTCAAACGGAAAAACAAACTTGGGGAGGACGTAAGAAGGAAACTGCAGGAAGAAGAATATACAGCAGACAGCTACCAATCGTGGCTGGAATCTCGCCCTACGAGCAACTTGGAAAAGCTACACTTCATCATTGGACATGGCATTCTGAGGGCGGAACTGCGAGACGAAATTTACTGTCAAATTTGCAAGCAGCTTACCAACAATCCTTCGAAATCCTCGCATGCTCGAGGTTGGATTCTGTTATCCCTTTGCGTAGGGTGTTTCGCTCCCTCAGAGAAATTCGTTAATTATCTTCGAGCGTTCATCCGCGAGGGCCCTCCAGGTTACGCACCCTATTGTGAAGATCGCCTCAAGAGAACCTTTAACAATGGCACCCGAAACCAACCCCCAAGTTGGCTGGAACTGCAAGCGACCAAGTCGAAAAAACCAATCATGCTGCCCATTACCTTTATGGACGGCAACACCAAGACTTTGTTGGCAGATTCTGCGACTACAGCCAGGGAATTGTGCAATCAGCTGTCCGATAAAATCGGACTGAAAGACCAGTTCGGGTTTTCGCTTTACATTGCGTTGTTCGACAAGGTTTCGTCATTGGGGAGCGGAGGAGATCATGTGATGGATGCGATTTCGCAGTGCGAGCAATACGCTAAGGAACAAGGGGCACAGGAGCGAAACGCACCTTGGAGGTTGTTCTTCAGAAAGGAGATTTTCGCGCCATGGCATGAACCTACAGAAGATCAAGTTGCCACCAATTTGATTTATCAGCAAGTGGTCAGGGGGGTCAAGTTTGGGGAATATCG atGTGACAAGGAAGAAGATCTGGCAATGATCGCGGCCCAGCAATACTATATTGAATATGGAACCGACATGAACGTAGAACGGCTACTCACGCTCCTACCTAACTATATCCCGGACTACTGCTTAACAGGAGTAGATAAGGCTGTAGATCGATGGGCTGCCCTAGTAGTTCAAGCCTACAAAAAGAGCTACTATATCAAAGAAAAAGTGAACGTGCTACGTGTCAAAGAGGACGTTGTCAGCTATGCCAAATTTAAATGGCCGCTTCTTTTTTCGAGGTTTTATGAGGCCTACAGGAATTCCGGCCCTAATTTGCCCAAGAACGATGTCATAATTGCGGTCAATTGGACGGGGGTTTATGTAGTGGACGACCAGGAACAGGTGCTATTGGAGCTGTCTTTTCCGGAGATTACTATGGTTTCTAGTCAAAAAACTAACAAAGTTTTCACTCAGACATTCAGTCTTAATACCGTCAGAGGGGAGGAGTTTACTTTCCAAAGCCCCAACGCTGAAGATATTAGAGATTTGGTGGTGTATTTCTTAG AGGGGCTGAAAAAGAGGTCGAAATACGTGATAGCCCTGCAGGATTATAAAGCTCCAGGGGAAGGATCCAGCTTCCTGACCTTCCAGAAAGGAGATTTGATAATTTTGGAAGAGGACAGCACTGGAGAGACTGTACTGAATTCGGGCTGGTGTGTAGGAAGGTGCGAACGCACTCAAGAGAAAGGCGATTTCCCTGCTGAGACTGTCTATGTTTTGCCCTGTATGAGCAAACCTCCCGCGGAAATTTTGCAACTATTTTCAGTGGAAG GGGTGAGCGACTATCAAAGACGGTTAAGTCACCATTCCTTGAACGGAGTAGAGGCCAAAGACAGACCACACACTTTAGCTGAATACGCAATAGACCACTTCCGCCCTCCCCTGAAGAGGACCGTGTCGAAGGCTTTAACTTTGAGCGGAGGGAGACGAGGAGGAGGTGTCGATGACCTTTGGAGGCACTCGAGGGACCCTATCAAACaaccattgctgaagaaattgtCGATGAAAGAGGAATTAGCAG AAGAAGCATGTTTCGCCTTTAgcgccattttgaaatatatggGAGATCTTCCATCAAAAAGACCCCGAATGGGAAATGAATACACGGATCACATCTTCGATGGGCCTTTGaaacatgaaattttacgCGATGAAATTTACTGTCAAGTTATGAAGCAGCTGACCGACAACCGAAACAGAATGTCTGAGGAAAGAGGCTGGGAATTGATGTGGCTGGCCACTGGGCTATTTACCTGTTCCCAGAGCCTTCTCAAAGAACTTACCGCGTTCCTACGAAGCCGGAGACATCCGATTTCTCAAGATTCTCTGCAGAGATTGCAAAAAACTCTGAGAAATGGACAGCGAAAGTATCCACCTCACCAAGTTGAAGTGGAGGCCATCCAGCACAAGACTACTCAGATATTCCATAAGGTTTACTTCCCTGATGATACAGATGAAGCTTTTGAGGTCGATTCTAGCACTAGGGCCAAGGACTTCTGTCAGAACATCAGTCAGAGATTGGGGCTCCGGTCCAGTGAGGGCTTTAGCTTGTTCGTCAAAATTGCCGATAAGGTAATATCCGTCCCCGAGGGAGACTTCTTCTTCGATTTCGTACGTCACTTGACCGACTGGATACGCAAGGCAAGGCCCTCGAGGGATGGCATTACCCCTCAATTTTCCTACCAAGTTTTCTTCATGAAAAAACTCTGGACCAACACAGTGCCGGGCAAAGACAGGAACGCGGATCTGATCTTCCACTTTCACCAGGAATTGCCGAAACTCATTAGAGGTTATCACAAGTGCAGCAAAGAGGAAGCGATCAAACTGGCTGCCATAGTCTATAGGGTCCGATTCGGGGAAAGCAAGCAGGAATTGCAGGCAATTCC GCAAATGCTGCGCGAACTAATCCCATCCGATTTGGTGAAAGTCCAGTCTGCGAACGACTGGAAAAGGGCGATAGTCGCGGCCTACAACCAAGATGCTGGAATGTCCCCGGACGACGCCAAAATCGCCTTTTTGAAGATCGTTTATAGGTGGCCAACGTTCGGGTCGGCCTTTTTCGAAGTTAAACAAACCACCGATCCGAATTATCCCGAAATGTTGCTGATTGCCATCAATAAGCACGGAGTGAGCTTGATCCATCCGCAAACGAAA GACATTCTAGTGACCCATCCTTTCACGAGGATATCGAACTGGTCATCGGGCAATACTTACTTCCACATGACCATAGGTAATTTAGTCAGAGGCTCAAAGTTGCTGTGCGAAACGTCCTTAGGCTACAAAATGGACGATCTGCTGACGTCCTACATCTCCCTGATGCTTACCAACATGAATAAGCAGCGCAGCATACGAATAAAATAG